Sequence from the Paraburkholderia acidiphila genome:
AAGGCGGCACTGTTCGGCGCGTGCGGGGCGCTCGCCGTCGACATGGAATCGCATCTGGCCGCGGCAGCGGCAGCCGCGCACGGCGTGCCGTTCGCGGTGTGCCGCGCGATCGTCGACCCGGCGTGGCGCAGCCTGCCGAAGGCGGCAATGGCTGGCTTGCGCGACGACGGAACGACCGCGGTGCTCCCAGTCCTGCGCGAGCTGGCGCGCGACCCGGCGCAGCTAGGCGGCCTGCTGCGCGTGGCGGCGGATGCGAAAGCGGCACGGCAGTCGCTGAGCGCCGCGCGGCAGGTCCTGACGGCCAGCGGCGCTTTTTTCCCGAAATGATCTTGGCGGGTTATTGAAATACCTAGGGTAAACCCCTATCTCTGGTAACATCTCGGTGTTAACCCTAGTCACGCCTCTGCGAGCTGGGGACGAATCACATTTCGGGGAGTTACCAGCCATGAATTTTCATACTCGCAAGTGGGTCAAGCCTGAAGACCTGAATCCGAACGGCACGTTGTTCGGCGGCAGCCTGCTGCGCTGGATCGACGAAGAAGCGGCCATCTACGCGATCTGTCAGCTCGACAACCAGCGCGTGGTGACCAAGTTCATGTCTGAGATCAACTTCGTGAGCTCGGCGCGTCAGGGCGACATCATCGAGCTCGGCATCACGGCCACGGATTTCGGCCGCACGTCGATCACGCTGCGCGCCGAAGTGCGCAACAAGATCACGCGCAAGAGCATTCTGACGATCGAAAAGATGGTGTTCGTGAACCTCGGCGCGGACGGCGTGCCGGCCCCGCACGGCCGCGAACGCATCCGCTACGCCGACGAAGCCTACGAGCGCTATCGCCAGACCGTGCAGACGTCGGCGGACGCCACGGCGCTGGCAGCGGCAAACGAGGCTGAGCGCCTGGCCGAGAACGAAGACGCTTCGGTGCACTGAGCGGTACGCACGACGTGAAAGAAAAAACCCGGCAGCCTGGAAAGGTTGCCGGGTTTTTTGCATTGCAGCGACTTTAGGTATGCTTGAAGTGCGTGCTTAGCCAGACTAGACTAAGATAGTTTATCTGGAGGCGCCATGACCTACGTGAACATGCTGGAAGCCAAGTCGTCGCTCTCGCGACTCGTCGAGGATGTCGAACTTGGACGAGAAAAGGAAATCATCATTGCCCGCGGCGGCCGGCCGGTCGCACGGCTCGTGCCGCTTGCATCAGAAGCGCCGATCGAGCGGCGCATCGGGGTCGCCAAGGGCGCATTCGAGGTGCCCGACGATATCGATGCGCACAACGAAGAGGTCGCAAGGCTGTTCAACGGAGACGGCGCTTGAACATTCTGCTCGATACGCACATCGCGCTTTGGGCTATCGCGGATAGCCCAAAGCTGCCGGCGGCCGCGCGTGAACTGATTCTGGCACCGACCAATACGATTTACGTAAGCACCGCAAGCATCTGGGAAATTGGTATCAAGTATTCCCTGCAGCGCGGGGATATGCCTCTGTCCGGAGAAGCGGCGCTGCAGTACTTCCGGCAAGCGGGATATCGCATTCTCGCAATCGAGGCCGAACATGCGGTGGCGGCCGAATCGCTGCCGTTACACCACCGGGACCCGTTTGACCGGCTGCTCGTGGCGCAAGCTTTGACCGAACCCCTGCGGCTGATATCGCACGACCGTCAAGTCGCGCGATACAGCGATACCGTCGTTCTGGTCTAGCGTCCGATCGCGCTGGACGGCAACCCCGGACTACACCCTTTAGGGCGCCGAAGCCGGTTTCGCAGGCGCAGCCGTCACACCCGAAGCCGCCACAGCAGCCGAAGCCGCAACAGGCGCCGATGCCGTAGCCGGAGCGGAAGCGGCCGCCGCCACGCCAGCCGTACCCGCCGCCGCAGCCGCACCAGGACCGGCGCCCGCCGCGGCGGCACCTGTCGTCGCCGCGCTTCCCTCGCCCGGATCGTCGTAATTCGGCAGACCATTGTTCGACGCGCCAGGCGCGGCCGTGGTGCCACCCGACTCGCCCGGATCCTCGTAATTGGGCGCACCGTTCTCATTCGGCTTGCCCTCGCCGCCTTCCTCGCCCGGCTCGCCGTAATTGGGCAACGGCGCATTGTTGCCAGCACGCCCGCCGCGAATCAGCGATTCGCGCTGCTGGCGGTATGCGTCGCGCACGAACGAATACGGGTCGAGCGCCGCCTGCTTGAGCAGGTCGGTCGCGCCGAGCAGGTCCGCGCGCGCGCTGATGAACTGCGCGAGATACATCGGATTGCGCACCGCCGGCTCGAAGTAGTTGATGACGTTGAACTTCACGTCCACGGCCATGCCGATACCGTCGCGCACCGAGCTCGGCCCGAACAGCGGCAGCACGAGATACGGGCCGGCCGGCATGCCGTAGTGGCCCATCGTGAGGCCGAAGTCCTGGTGATGCTTGGGCAGCCCCGCTGCCGTCGCGAAATCGATCAGGCCGCCCAGACCGAAGGTCGTGTTCATCGCGATGCGCATGAGATCTTCGACGGCGTCGGTGATCTTCAGCTGCAACACGTTGTTTGCGAAGTTGTCGACGTCGCCGATGTTCGAAAAGAAGTTCGTGATCGCCTGGCGCAGCGGCTGCGGCGTCACCTTCTGATAGCCCTTGGCGACCGGCTGCGCAATGTAGGTGTCGAGTTTGTCGTTGAACGTGAAAATCGCGCGATTCGCGGGCTCGAACGGATCGCCCGGCTTGCGGTCGGGGCCCGTGGCGCAACCCGACGTCACGAGGAGCGCCAGGCCCGCCGCCGCCATGGTGAGCGCGGCTTGTTTCTTCTTCATTGGTCGATCCCCTGAATTTCCGATCTCGCGCGTTTTGTGCGCGGCTTGCCCATCAGCACCGGCTGGAACACCACGGCGCCGATCAGCGTACAGAACAAGGACAGCGCGAGCAGCTTGCCCATGCTCGAGGTGCCCGGATGATGCGACAGCCACAGGCTCCCGAACGCCGTGGCCGTGGTTGCGGCGGAAAAGAGCACCGCGTGCGTGAGGCTCGAATGCAGGAGGCCGGTTTGCCCCGCGCGCCACGCCATCACGAAATAGATTTTGAACGCGACGCCGACGCCGAGCATCAGGGGAAGCGCGATGATGTTCGCGAAATTTAGCTGAATTCCAAATACGACGCACAGTTCGAGCGTAACGAGCGCCGATACCAGCAGAGGAATGAGCGTGCGCAGCACGTCGCCGAAATTGCGCAGCGTGATCCAGAGCAGCGCCGTGATGAGCAGTACCGACCACCCCGCTGCCTGGAAGAACGCGAGGATGATCACGTTCGCCGAGTGCAGGATCGAGATCGGGCCGCCGATCGCGTTCGGCTCGGCCGCCTTCACGGCGTGTGCGAAGCGCGCGAGCATCACATCGTCGTTCGGATCGACACCCGGCGGCACGCGCGGCGCCACGTCCACGATCGCCTGGCCAGTCGGCGCCACCCAGTCGCGCACCATCTCGGGCGGCAGGTTTTCACGCGTGATTTCCGAGGGCTGCAACAGGCGCGCGAGCTGCGCGAAGGCGAGCTTGAGCGTGAGGCTGAAAGCGGTTTCAGCACGGTCGCGCGTGGCCGGGCTCGCGCTCGCGAGCTTGTTGAGCGAGTCGGACAAATGCTTCGCCTCGGCGGCGCCCGGCCCCGGATGGTCGCTCGCGGCGAGCGCGAGCTGGTTGGCCGCGCGTTTGAGCGTCTGCACGCGCACTTCGTCGGTCACGGGCGAGGACGGCTGCTGCGTGAGCGCCGGCAGGAGCTGCTGGGCGGCGCTCGAGATCAGCATGAGCTTTTGCTGCTGATCGTCGGGAATGAGCGAGCTGAGCGTCGTTGCACGCGCCACTTCCGGCAGTTTCGAGAGGCGCGCTGCGATCTTGTCGGCTTCTTCGAGCGACGGCGCGAGCACGCTCACGTCGTTGATCGAAATGACGGGCGAGTCCTTGAGCGCGAGCAGCGTCGCCATCGACTCGGTATGCGGATCCTTCAAATGCAGCGGATTGAAGTCGAAGCGCAGATGCAGCAGCAACGGCGTCGCGCCCACGATGATGACGAGCGTGGTGAGCAGCACCGGCTTGCGATGCTCGGCGAGCCATTTGTCCACCGGCGCGAGGAACGCGAAGCCAGGCGAGGCGCGCTCGCCCTTGGGGTTGAACACGAGGATGAGCGCCGGCAGCACCGTCATGTTGCAGATGTACGCCACGAACATGCCCACGCCCGCGATCTGCCCGAGTTCCGAGAGGCCCTTGTACGCGGTTGGCAGGAAGGAAAAGAAACTTTCGGCCACGGCGATCGCCGCGAGCGTGAGCGGCACGCCGATGGTGCGCGCGGTCTTGAGGAGCGCGGCGTCGAGCCGCTCGTCCTGAAAGCGCTCCTCGCGGTACTTCACGCCGAACTGCACGCCGAAATCGACGCCTAGCCCGACGAACAGCACCATAAACGCGACCGAGAGCATGTTGAACGAGCCGATCATCATGAGGCCAAGCGCGGCCGTGATGACGAGGCCGACCACGAGCGTGATGAGCGTGGCGACGATCAGCTTGCCCGAGCGCAGCGCGAGCCACAGGATGGCGAGCACGACGATGATCGTGATCACGCCGTTGAGCGCGGCGCCGTCCTGCACCGAGGCGAACTCGTCGTCGGCGAGCGGCTGTTCGCCCGTGAGGCGCACGCGCGCGCCGAATTCGGTGTCGAGATGAAGCGAGGCGGCGGTCTCGCGGATCGCTTCCACGGCATTCGCGCCCGCCTTGAGCGCGGCGAAGTTGAGCACCGGCTGGACGGTGATGAACGCAAACGCGGGCTTCGTGGCCGAGTCCTTGTCGACGAGCGCGCGCCACGAGAACGCAGCGGGCTTGCCGGCCAGCACGTCGTCGACGACGTTGGCGGCGCTGCCGAGCAGGGTCGCCATTTGCGGCAACTTGATCTGACCGATCGTGAGCGGCAACTGCAGCGTGGTCGTGAGCGTACCGGCCAGACCCGCGAGGCTTGGGTCCTTCGCGAGCTGGTTCACGAGCGGGCGCGCCTGCACGAGCTGGCCCGTGGTCGAGAGCACGGTGGCGGTGGACGGAAAGAGCAGGCCGTTGTGCTGGAAGAACGCGCCGCCCGCGGGCTGCGAGACGGCGCTGAATTCGCGCGAGTCGGCTTTGAGCGCCTGCGCGAGCTTGTCGGCGGCGGCGTCGGCGAGTTCGGGCGCGTCGGCTTCGACCACCACGAGCAGCGAGCTCGCGCGCTGCGGGAACGCCTTGTCCTTGGCTTCGCTCAACGCGGCCCACTGGGCCGTGTTCTCGACGAGACCGCTGACGTCGGTGTTGATCTTGAAGTTCCTTGCGACGTACACGCCGCTGAGCACGGCGAGCACGATCGCAAGTGTGATCACCCACGCCGCGCGGCGTACCGACCAGGCGACGAGGCTAATGATGAATGGCTTCAGCATACAGGCGAGGGGGCCCTGTCAATTAGGTTCTTTGACGCGAAACGCACAAGTATACCGGCCCCGCCCGTCCCGGCGCGGCTCATGCACTCAGAGCGTCGGGCGGCGCCTCGGCAGCGTGTGCGCCAAAGCCGTTATACTGGCTCAGCCGGCGGCGCGACGATTGCGTGAATGCACGCAAAGCGCACGCACTGAACCGCACTGTACCGGCGCCTGAATTTCACTGTTCCAGAAGAGCGTATGAAACGTTACCTGACCGCATTTTTCGTCGCCGCCTGTTTCACGGGCGCTTCGGGCGCCGCGATCGCGCAGACCTCGCCGGACGCCACCGTCAAAGCCGCCGTGGAAGGCACCGTGAAGGCGATGCAGGCCGACCCGAAGGCGCGCGGCGGCGATATGAACCAGATCACCCAGGTGGTCGAGACCCATTTCGTGCCCGCCACCGACTTCAAACGCACCACGCGTATTGCCGTTGGCAAGCCCTGGGCGACGGCCACGCCCGAACAGCAGCAGAAGCTGTATGAGCAATTTCAACTCCTGCTCGTGAAGACGTACGCGTCGTCGCTCTCGCAACTTCGCGATACTCAGGTGAACTTCAAGTTCGCGCCCTCGAACACGGGTGCCGCCGCGAAGGACACCGTGGTGCAATCGCACGTCATCAGCAACGGCGGCGACGACGCCATCGACTACCGCCTCACGCAAACACCGAGCGGCTGGAAGATTTACGACATCAACATGATGGGCGCGTGGCTGATCCAGGTCTATCAGACGCAATTCGCCGACCAGATCGCCAAGGGCGGCATCGACGGCCTCATCAAGTTCCTCGTCGACCACAACGCGCGCAGCTGATTGTTAATTGTGCATACATCTTGGGCACGGGTGTGACCGGCACCCGCGCTCATTGATGTCTCCCGGTCTTGCCGCAGACCAAAAGTTTTTCAGCATCCTTTCTCGCGGGCATGTGGCTGAAGGCCCAATCGAATAGTCCCGCAAAGCGCTCGAAATCGTGCGCTGTCAGCCTTGATGTTGGCGTCAATCTCTGTGCACGCTTGCGTTGCGAGCGCACTCCGTCTCTGCCACATTACCTCCCCGAATAATCAACCATAAGGAACGGGTACGAGGTATGAAGTATAGGAACTTGGTGGAGAAACTTGTTTTTGCAGTGATGATGTCAATGAGCGCGTGCGCGTTCGCGCAGCAGGTGGCGCTGCCCGGCATCGGATTCAGGATCGGCGATGACCTTGCTGAGGTGAAGGCCGCGTTGCACACGAGCGACGTACCGGAGCCGCTTGCGCAACCCCTGCTGCTGCCGGCCAACATGCATAACCCGAACCAGGACAAGACGGTGCTGCATCTTCGCACGAAGGGAATATCAGCCCTCTTCGACGCTTCGAACAAAGTCCAGGCGATCCGGCTCGACGCGCCGTTCGCAGGGGAAGTGAAGGGCGTGAAGCTGGGCGATAGCGCCAAGACTGTCACGTCGAAACTGGGCGATCCGGTCAGCAAGCCTGCGACCCTTCTGACGTTTCAGATTTATCGCTATGTGCTCGACGACGAAGCCTACGTGGCGTATTGGATTAACGTAGACGGTGTCCAGGCCATCGTGGTCGGGAAGTGACCTCCGTAGCGCCCCAAGGCTTCACTTCCTGCGGTGCTCCACCGCGAACTTGATCAACTCCGCCTGGCCTTCGATCTCCAGCTTGCGCTTGAGATTGAGCCGGTGCGTTTCCACCGTGCGCACCGAGAGCCCCTCGCGCTGCGCGATCTGCTTGCTCGATAGCCCTTGCGCGAGTGCATCGAGAATGTCCCGCTCGCGCGGCGTGAGCCGCTCCACCGGTGTGCTGCGCGCCGACGCCTGGATCATGCGTGCACTCAACCCCGCGCTGAAATACGTGCGTCCGGCCAGCACCGCCTCGATCGCGCGGATGATCTCGGTGGCCGGCGAATCCTTGAGCACATAGCCGCTTGCGCCCGCGCGCACCGCCTCGGTCACGTATTCGACGTTGTCGTGCATCGAAAGCATGAGCACGCGGATGGCAGGAAAGCGCTCGTGGAAGATGCCTGCAAGCGCGATGCCGTTGACGCCGGCCATGCCCACGTCCATGAGCACGAGGTCGGGTTCGAGCGACGCCGCGAGCGCAATCGCCTCGTCGGCGTTGCCGGCCTCGCCTGCCACCTCGAAACCCGGCACGGCTTCGAGCCGTGCGCGCAGGCCGTCGCGTACGAGAGGATGGTCGTCCACGAGGATGAGGCGCGCGGGCCTCGCGCCGGGGCTGGTCGATTCGTTCACGTTTGCATTCGTCGTCGTCATGTCGGCGTTCCTGATTCGGCGGCGGCTTTGACCGCGGCATTCGACGCAATCGGCACCCATGCGGTGACGAGCGTGTGGCCTGGCTGCGAGGTGATGTCGAGGCGGCCGCCCAGCGACTCCAGCCGCTCGCGCATGTTGCGCAGGCCCAGACCCGCGCGCGGGTCGGCCAGCGCGTGTGCCACGTCGAAGCCGCGGCCATTGTCGGCAATGCCGAGCGTCACGCCGTTCGCCGCGACTTCGAGCGTCAGTGCGGCGCGCGCCGCCTGCGCATGCCGCACGATGTTGGTAAGCGCTTCCTGCGCAATGCGAAAGAGCACCGTATTCACGGCGTCGGGTAGCGCACTCGCTTGCGCCTTCCTGCTCGCAGGCTTCGGCGCGGATTGCGTGAAGGCGATCTCCATGCCCGTTTGTTCGGCCAGTTCGCGTGTGAGTTGCTCCAGTGCGGCGGCGAGGCCCAGGTCGTCGAGCATCGAGGGGCGCAGCGCGTGCGAGATGCTGCGCACTTCGCGCAGCGTGTCCGAAAGCCGCGAGAGGCCGGTGGCGAGCGACGCTTCGGCGGCGGGCACGCGCGTTTCGCCGCGCTCGAAACGCGCGAGCGCCGACTCGAGGAGCAGCTTCACCGAAACGAGCATCTGGCTAATGCCATCGTGCAGTTCGCGCGAGAGCCGCGCGCGTTCCTGCTCCTGCGACTCGACCACCTGCTGCGCGAGGCGCTTGAGCTTGGCGTCGGTGCTGCGGTGCTCGCTCACGTTGAGCACGAGCGCGCCGAGCGCGATCACGAGCACGCCAGCAATGGCGATCACGCCGAGCCATTGAATGGTGTGTTCGATATTCGCGGAGGCGCGCTCGTCGATGTGCGCGAGCGTCGAATCGACGTCGTCGAGATAGATGCCGGTGCCGATCATCCAGCCCCAGCGTGGCAACGGCACCACATAGCCGAGCTTCGGCGCGAGCTTGCCCGTGGATGGCCGGTGCCACATGTAGCGCACGTAGCCGCCCCCGCGCTGGGCGGCGGCAATCAGCTGCTGGATCGTCAGCGCGCCTTGCGGGTCGCGCAGGTTCCAGAGATCCTGGCCGACGAGCGCAGGCTCGCGCGGATGCATGAGCGAGCGGCCGTGCATGTCGTAGACGAAGAAATAGCCGTCGGGCCCGAAGTCCATCTTTTGCAGCACGGCTAGTGCGGCCAGCTGGCGGTCGGCTTCGTCGGCGGGCGCGGGCAGTGCGGCGCTGGCGTTCTGCTCGGGCGCGTAGAGCGGCGCGATGGCGCTCGTGGCCAACTCCACGTAGTGGCGCAGCTCGATCTCCTTGCTCGACAGGTAGGCGCTTTGCATGGTCGCGTGCTGCGTTTGCGCGAGCTGCGTGGCCTGCTGGCGCACGCCGATCCCGATGCCGGCAATGGCGGCGAGAAACGGCACGACCGCAAGCAGGAAGATTTTCGTCTTCAGGCGGCGGTCGGCGAAGAATAATGGGGTGGGCATGACGGTGTTCGGAAGCAGAGTCTGCAAGCATAACCGGGCGCGCGCGGCGGGGCCGGCAATCCACGCGGTGTTCAAAAGCGCGCGTCTTCAAATTATTGAGATTGTTGAGCGGCGATGATAGCGATTCTTCTGCCGCTTCCCGGGAACCCTTCATGATCCAGCCGATGCCGCTCGATATCCGGTTTGTCTGCGCCGTGCTTTCGTCGGCGCTCTTTTTGAGCGCGTGCGCGAGTGAGCCAGCGGGCGGCGTAACGTCTCAGAACGCGCAGACGCCGCATGCTGTGCCGCTCGTGATCGCGCATCGCGGCGGCGCCGGCGACGCGCCCGAGAACACCTTGACTGCGATACGCGAAGCGCTCGCGAACCGAGCCGACGCCATCTGGCTCACCGTGCAACTCAGCCGCGACGGCGTGCCGGTCCTCTACCGCCCTGCCGACCTCGCATCGCTCACTAACGCGCGCGGCGCCGTGGCCTCGAAAACGGCGGACGAACTCGCCCGCGTCAATGCGGGCTGGCAGTTCAAAACGCAGGACGCCGATGGCCGCGCAACCTGGCCTTATCGCGCGTCGCCCGTTGGCATTCCTACGCTTGCACAAGCGCTGGCGGCGATTCCACGCGACGTGCCCGTGGTGCTAGACATGAAGGCGTTGCCTGCCGCGCCGCAGGCGGCGGCCGTTGCGCGCGTGCTGGACGAAGCGCACGCGTGGGACCGCGTGCTGCTGTACTCGACCGAGGCGTCTTACCAGCAGGCCTTCTCCGCGTGGCCGCAAGCGCGGATGTTCGAGTCGCGCGACGCGACGCGCGATCGTCTCGCCGCCGTCGCGCTTGCACGCGCCTGCATCGCGCCGCCGGCCACCGGCTCCTGGACCGCATTCGAGTGGCGGCGCCACCTCGATCTCACGGAGCGGTTCACGCTGGGGGTGGCGCGCTCGCCCGTGGACGACGCGCAACTCTGGTCGCCGCAGGCAGTGCAATGCTTCCGCACGAACCCGGGCGTGCATATCGTGGCGATCGCCGTCGATCAGGAGGCCGACTACAAGGCGGCGGCGTGCGCGGGCGTGGACGCCGTGCTCTCCGACTCGCCGCGCAAGATCGTGCCCGTGCGCGACACGTTGCGCAGCGGGTATGACTGTCGTTGAGCGCGCAACGAATCGTTGTTTCCCCTACGTAGTTCTACGTAGCGCGCTTACGTAGTTGTCCGGTTGTGGCTGACGGTCTGAAAGCGAATACTAGCGCCCACAGCAAGGCGCAATGCGTCATGCATGCGCCCTCATCGGAAGGCGCGCCAGGACCCGGACCCGATACCGGGCACAAAGTAAAACCATAAATGCTTTGCATGAGACCAGCGTGAGCGCTCAAGCGCTAACACTGGTCGACACAGGAGACACCGCATGAGTCGGACATCCAGTTTTGTCGTCTGGACGCTGGTCGCGCTGCTTGGCGCGTTTGCGTTCGGCACCATCGCGCTCGCGCACGGCGAGCGAATCAGCGCACTGTGGATCGTGATCTGCGCCGTGTGCGTCTATCTGATCGCGTATCGTTTCTATAGCCGCTTCATCGCGAGCACCGTCCTGCAGCTGGACGGTCTGCGCA
This genomic interval carries:
- the hpnN gene encoding hopanoid transporter HpnN, whose protein sequence is MLKPFIISLVAWSVRRAAWVITLAIVLAVLSGVYVARNFKINTDVSGLVENTAQWAALSEAKDKAFPQRASSLLVVVEADAPELADAAADKLAQALKADSREFSAVSQPAGGAFFQHNGLLFPSTATVLSTTGQLVQARPLVNQLAKDPSLAGLAGTLTTTLQLPLTIGQIKLPQMATLLGSAANVVDDVLAGKPAAFSWRALVDKDSATKPAFAFITVQPVLNFAALKAGANAVEAIRETAASLHLDTEFGARVRLTGEQPLADDEFASVQDGAALNGVITIIVVLAILWLALRSGKLIVATLITLVVGLVITAALGLMMIGSFNMLSVAFMVLFVGLGVDFGVQFGVKYREERFQDERLDAALLKTARTIGVPLTLAAIAVAESFFSFLPTAYKGLSELGQIAGVGMFVAYICNMTVLPALILVFNPKGERASPGFAFLAPVDKWLAEHRKPVLLTTLVIIVGATPLLLHLRFDFNPLHLKDPHTESMATLLALKDSPVISINDVSVLAPSLEEADKIAARLSKLPEVARATTLSSLIPDDQQQKLMLISSAAQQLLPALTQQPSSPVTDEVRVQTLKRAANQLALAASDHPGPGAAEAKHLSDSLNKLASASPATRDRAETAFSLTLKLAFAQLARLLQPSEITRENLPPEMVRDWVAPTGQAIVDVAPRVPPGVDPNDDVMLARFAHAVKAAEPNAIGGPISILHSANVIILAFFQAAGWSVLLITALLWITLRNFGDVLRTLIPLLVSALVTLELCVVFGIQLNFANIIALPLMLGVGVAFKIYFVMAWRAGQTGLLHSSLTHAVLFSAATTATAFGSLWLSHHPGTSSMGKLLALSLFCTLIGAVVFQPVLMGKPRTKRARSEIQGIDQ
- a CDS encoding acyl-CoA thioesterase, with protein sequence MNFHTRKWVKPEDLNPNGTLFGGSLLRWIDEEAAIYAICQLDNQRVVTKFMSEINFVSSARQGDIIELGITATDFGRTSITLRAEVRNKITRKSILTIEKMVFVNLGADGVPAPHGRERIRYADEAYERYRQTVQTSADATALAAANEAERLAENEDASVH
- a CDS encoding type II toxin-antitoxin system Phd/YefM family antitoxin: MTYVNMLEAKSSLSRLVEDVELGREKEIIIARGGRPVARLVPLASEAPIERRIGVAKGAFEVPDDIDAHNEEVARLFNGDGA
- a CDS encoding MlaC/ttg2D family ABC transporter substrate-binding protein, producing MKRYLTAFFVAACFTGASGAAIAQTSPDATVKAAVEGTVKAMQADPKARGGDMNQITQVVETHFVPATDFKRTTRIAVGKPWATATPEQQQKLYEQFQLLLVKTYASSLSQLRDTQVNFKFAPSNTGAAAKDTVVQSHVISNGGDDAIDYRLTQTPSGWKIYDINMMGAWLIQVYQTQFADQIAKGGIDGLIKFLVDHNARS
- a CDS encoding type II toxin-antitoxin system VapC family toxin, with the protein product MNILLDTHIALWAIADSPKLPAAARELILAPTNTIYVSTASIWEIGIKYSLQRGDMPLSGEAALQYFRQAGYRILAIEAEHAVAAESLPLHHRDPFDRLLVAQALTEPLRLISHDRQVARYSDTVVLV
- a CDS encoding cache domain-containing protein, translating into MPTPLFFADRRLKTKIFLLAVVPFLAAIAGIGIGVRQQATQLAQTQHATMQSAYLSSKEIELRHYVELATSAIAPLYAPEQNASAALPAPADEADRQLAALAVLQKMDFGPDGYFFVYDMHGRSLMHPREPALVGQDLWNLRDPQGALTIQQLIAAAQRGGGYVRYMWHRPSTGKLAPKLGYVVPLPRWGWMIGTGIYLDDVDSTLAHIDERASANIEHTIQWLGVIAIAGVLVIALGALVLNVSEHRSTDAKLKRLAQQVVESQEQERARLSRELHDGISQMLVSVKLLLESALARFERGETRVPAAEASLATGLSRLSDTLREVRSISHALRPSMLDDLGLAAALEQLTRELAEQTGMEIAFTQSAPKPASRKAQASALPDAVNTVLFRIAQEALTNIVRHAQAARAALTLEVAANGVTLGIADNGRGFDVAHALADPRAGLGLRNMRERLESLGGRLDITSQPGHTLVTAWVPIASNAAVKAAAESGTPT
- a CDS encoding MlaA family lipoprotein, yielding MKKKQAALTMAAAGLALLVTSGCATGPDRKPGDPFEPANRAIFTFNDKLDTYIAQPVAKGYQKVTPQPLRQAITNFFSNIGDVDNFANNVLQLKITDAVEDLMRIAMNTTFGLGGLIDFATAAGLPKHHQDFGLTMGHYGMPAGPYLVLPLFGPSSVRDGIGMAVDVKFNVINYFEPAVRNPMYLAQFISARADLLGATDLLKQAALDPYSFVRDAYRQQRESLIRGGRAGNNAPLPNYGEPGEEGGEGKPNENGAPNYEDPGESGGTTAAPGASNNGLPNYDDPGEGSAATTGAAAAGAGPGAAAAAGTAGVAAAASAPATASAPVAASAAVAASGVTAAPAKPASAP
- a CDS encoding response regulator, with protein sequence MTTTNANVNESTSPGARPARLILVDDHPLVRDGLRARLEAVPGFEVAGEAGNADEAIALAASLEPDLVLMDVGMAGVNGIALAGIFHERFPAIRVLMLSMHDNVEYVTEAVRAGASGYVLKDSPATEIIRAIEAVLAGRTYFSAGLSARMIQASARSTPVERLTPRERDILDALAQGLSSKQIAQREGLSVRTVETHRLNLKRKLEIEGQAELIKFAVEHRRK
- a CDS encoding glycerophosphodiester phosphodiesterase family protein; protein product: MIQPMPLDIRFVCAVLSSALFLSACASEPAGGVTSQNAQTPHAVPLVIAHRGGAGDAPENTLTAIREALANRADAIWLTVQLSRDGVPVLYRPADLASLTNARGAVASKTADELARVNAGWQFKTQDADGRATWPYRASPVGIPTLAQALAAIPRDVPVVLDMKALPAAPQAAAVARVLDEAHAWDRVLLYSTEASYQQAFSAWPQARMFESRDATRDRLAAVALARACIAPPATGSWTAFEWRRHLDLTERFTLGVARSPVDDAQLWSPQAVQCFRTNPGVHIVAIAVDQEADYKAAACAGVDAVLSDSPRKIVPVRDTLRSGYDCR